One genomic window of Hymenobacter sp. J193 includes the following:
- the rfaE2 gene encoding D-glycero-beta-D-manno-heptose 1-phosphate adenylyltransferase gives MWSKDKIVSRAALPAVVAQWKAAGQRVVFTNGCFDLLHLGHVDYLEKARHLGDRLVVGLNTDASVSCLKPGRPLQDEMSRARILASLLFVDAVVLFDEQTPLQLIEAVLPDILVKGDDYAISGIVGHEVVLQHGGQVLTVPLVAGYSTTRIVERIRQLGD, from the coding sequence ATGTGGAGCAAAGACAAGATTGTGAGCCGCGCCGCGCTGCCGGCTGTGGTAGCCCAATGGAAAGCGGCGGGGCAACGCGTAGTTTTCACCAACGGCTGTTTCGACCTATTGCACCTGGGCCACGTCGACTACCTGGAAAAGGCCCGCCACCTCGGCGACCGGCTGGTCGTCGGCCTCAATACTGATGCTTCCGTAAGCTGCCTCAAGCCCGGCCGCCCCTTGCAGGACGAAATGTCACGGGCACGTATTCTGGCGTCGCTTTTGTTTGTGGATGCCGTGGTGCTGTTCGACGAGCAGACCCCGCTGCAGCTGATTGAAGCCGTGCTGCCCGACATCCTGGTGAAGGGCGACGACTACGCCATCAGTGGAATTGTGGGCCACGAAGTGGTGTTGCAGCATGGCGGGCAGGTGCTTACGGTGCCGCTGGTAGCGGGCTATAGCACCACGCGCATCGTCGAGCGAATCCGCCAGCTGGGCGACTAA
- a CDS encoding lysylphosphatidylglycerol synthase transmembrane domain-containing protein — MKKLLNILKYVLLLAFSAVLMRYAVRGQDLSLVGRYMREANYFWLGITMMLSALGYFSRAYRWKMQLDATNAKQTATYWDVYHAMMVGYLANMVLPRMGEVIRCSVLRRTSGVPVQVALGSVITERVIDVLVLLCLIGATVLVDFRRFREFVLSLFSDKYDSLARSQQTILVAGGLLLLIGLITLYVLYRNLERLRQLALFNKMERFVRGLLDGVFSIRKLAHPGLFLLHTLFTWLVYYLMDYLAFFAFPETAQLGMAAGLGVLTFGAIGMATPVQGGIGAFHLMVQSTLLVYGISKEAGIAYALVVHGSQTLLVVLMGGISFVASMVKSGRTAQPLAAGNQPG; from the coding sequence GTGAAGAAGCTTCTGAATATTCTTAAGTACGTGCTGCTGCTCGCCTTCTCGGCGGTGCTGATGCGCTACGCCGTGCGGGGGCAGGATCTGAGCCTGGTGGGCCGCTACATGCGTGAGGCCAACTACTTCTGGCTGGGCATTACCATGATGCTCTCGGCGCTGGGCTACTTCAGCCGGGCCTACCGCTGGAAAATGCAGCTCGATGCCACCAACGCCAAGCAAACCGCCACCTACTGGGATGTATACCACGCCATGATGGTGGGCTACCTGGCTAACATGGTGCTGCCGCGGATGGGCGAAGTTATCCGGTGCTCGGTGTTGCGGCGTACCAGCGGCGTACCCGTGCAGGTGGCGTTGGGTTCGGTCATCACGGAGCGCGTCATTGATGTGCTGGTGCTGCTGTGTTTGATCGGGGCCACCGTGCTGGTCGACTTTCGCCGCTTCCGGGAGTTTGTGCTGAGCTTGTTTTCAGATAAGTACGACTCCCTGGCCCGCAGCCAACAGACAATCTTGGTGGCCGGTGGCCTGCTGCTGCTCATCGGACTGATTACGCTGTATGTGCTCTACCGCAACCTCGAGCGGCTGCGGCAGCTGGCGTTGTTCAACAAGATGGAGCGGTTCGTGCGCGGCTTGCTCGATGGTGTTTTCAGCATCCGCAAGCTTGCGCACCCAGGGCTGTTTCTGCTGCACACGCTGTTTACCTGGCTGGTTTACTACCTCATGGATTACCTGGCCTTCTTTGCCTTCCCCGAAACGGCGCAGCTGGGCATGGCTGCAGGCTTGGGGGTGCTTACCTTCGGCGCTATTGGCATGGCCACGCCGGTGCAGGGCGGCATCGGGGCGTTTCACCTGATGGTGCAAAGCACGCTGCTGGTGTACGGCATCAGCAAGGAGGCGGGCATTGCGTACGCGCTGGTGGTGCACGGCTCCCAAACCCTGCTGGTAGTGCTTATGGGCGGCATCAGCTTTGTGGCCAGCATGGTTAAATCGGGGCGGACGGCGCAGCCGCTGGCGGCGGGTAACCAGCCCGGTTAG
- the panD gene encoding aspartate 1-decarboxylase, whose amino-acid sequence MHIEVLKSKIHRVKVTQAELHYVGSITIDEDLLDAANMVENEKVTIVNVNNGERFETYTIKGERGSGMICLNGPAARRVAVGDIIIIISYGLVDFAEARQHQPTIIFPDQHNRLG is encoded by the coding sequence ATGCATATCGAAGTTCTCAAGTCGAAGATTCACCGCGTTAAAGTAACCCAGGCCGAGCTGCACTACGTGGGCAGCATCACCATTGATGAAGACCTGCTCGACGCCGCCAACATGGTGGAAAACGAGAAAGTGACCATCGTGAACGTGAACAACGGGGAGCGGTTCGAAACCTACACCATCAAGGGAGAGCGGGGCTCCGGCATGATTTGCCTAAATGGGCCCGCCGCCCGTCGCGTGGCCGTCGGCGACATCATCATCATCATTTCCTACGGCCTGGTTGATTTTGCCGAAGCCCGCCAGCACCAGCCTACCATCATCTTCCCCGACCAGCACAACCGCCTGGGGTAA
- the panC gene encoding pantoate--beta-alanine ligase: MEILQTAAGLQDRTELWRRAGLRIGLVPTMGALHQGHLQLVRAAAQQNDVVVVSLFVNPTQFNNPEDFRLYPRLPEADARLLAGTGCTALFAPSVEEMYPQPTLLRFDFGTLERVMEGAHRPGHFNGVATVVSKLFHLSRPHRAYFGQKDLQQVAVVRQLVQDLSFNLELVVFPTVREKDGLAMSSRNRRLSLEARAVAPHLYQALTLARTLIEQEQTVAEVQRQTTEFLQQQPAIELEYFDISDARTLQPLATEQPAAGPVALCLAAWLGGVRLIDNVVVER; the protein is encoded by the coding sequence ATGGAGATTCTGCAAACCGCAGCCGGGTTGCAAGACCGCACCGAATTGTGGCGGCGGGCCGGCTTGCGTATTGGGCTGGTGCCTACAATGGGTGCCCTGCACCAGGGGCACCTGCAGCTGGTGCGCGCCGCTGCTCAGCAAAACGATGTGGTGGTGGTCAGCCTGTTCGTGAACCCCACCCAGTTCAACAACCCCGAGGACTTCCGGCTGTATCCGCGCCTGCCCGAGGCCGATGCCCGTTTGCTGGCCGGCACAGGCTGCACGGCGCTGTTTGCGCCCTCGGTGGAGGAAATGTACCCGCAGCCTACGCTGCTGCGCTTTGATTTCGGGACCCTGGAGCGCGTGATGGAAGGCGCGCACCGGCCCGGGCACTTCAATGGCGTAGCTACGGTAGTAAGCAAGCTGTTTCATCTGAGCCGCCCGCACCGGGCCTATTTCGGGCAGAAGGATTTGCAGCAGGTAGCCGTGGTGCGCCAACTGGTACAGGACCTGAGCTTCAACCTGGAACTGGTGGTATTCCCGACGGTGCGCGAAAAAGACGGGCTGGCCATGTCCTCGCGCAACCGGCGCCTTTCCCTGGAAGCCCGGGCCGTGGCCCCGCACCTGTACCAGGCCCTCACGCTGGCCCGTACCCTCATCGAGCAGGAGCAGACGGTGGCCGAAGTGCAGCGGCAAACCACTGAGTTTCTGCAGCAGCAGCCGGCCATTGAGCTGGAGTACTTCGATATCAGCGACGCCCGCACGCTGCAGCCGCTGGCGACCGAGCAGCCTGCTGCCGGCCCGGTGGCGCTATGTCTGGCGGCCTGGCTGGGCGGCGTGCGGCTGATTGATAACGTGGTGGTAGAGCGGTAA
- a CDS encoding glycogen/starch synthase, with amino-acid sequence MSKLRILYAATEINPFLQTTKVAEFLRMLPQGMQEMGMEIRIFVPRFGIINERKNRLHEVVRLSGINIAVGEEEKPLIIKVASIPNAKLQVYFIDNEDYFHRKSVLVDKNNQFHADNDERAIFFCKGVLETVKKLGWAPDIVHCNDWMTGLIPMYLKTTYKKDPIFKDAKSIFTIYNNEFAHKFEGDIIEKAKMLDIDDEMLEQLKSADFGGFIKIGMQYADSVVKSDEDFSDNLNALFNEYSQKRCISQVAADDTLLTSYYALYNELAN; translated from the coding sequence ATGTCTAAGCTGAGAATACTCTATGCTGCCACGGAAATTAATCCGTTTTTGCAGACGACCAAGGTAGCGGAGTTTCTGCGGATGCTGCCCCAGGGAATGCAGGAAATGGGCATGGAAATTCGGATTTTCGTCCCACGCTTTGGCATTATCAACGAACGTAAGAACCGCCTGCACGAAGTAGTGCGCCTCTCGGGTATCAACATTGCCGTGGGCGAGGAAGAAAAGCCACTGATTATCAAGGTGGCGTCTATTCCGAACGCGAAGCTGCAGGTGTACTTCATCGACAATGAGGATTACTTCCACCGCAAGTCGGTGCTCGTCGATAAAAACAACCAGTTCCACGCCGACAACGACGAGCGGGCCATCTTCTTCTGCAAGGGCGTGCTCGAAACGGTGAAGAAGCTGGGCTGGGCCCCCGACATCGTTCACTGCAACGACTGGATGACGGGCCTGATTCCGATGTACCTGAAAACGACTTACAAAAAGGATCCGATTTTTAAGGATGCCAAGTCGATTTTCACGATCTACAACAACGAGTTTGCCCATAAATTCGAAGGCGACATCATTGAGAAGGCCAAAATGCTGGACATCGATGATGAAATGCTGGAGCAGCTGAAATCGGCTGACTTCGGCGGGTTCATCAAAATCGGGATGCAGTACGCCGACTCCGTGGTGAAATCGGACGAGGATTTCAGCGACAACCTGAACGCGCTGTTCAACGAGTACTCCCAGAAACGGTGCATCAGCCAGGTAGCGGCCGATGACACCCTGCTTACCTCTTACTACGCGCTGTATAATGAATTGGCCAACTAG
- a CDS encoding DUF4270 domain-containing protein, producing the protein MNWPTRSFQRAAAVFFSASLLLTACEDPNTVGLELPGSTPLSTEFKDLAVTASTVQQDSLPTTGRNHYLVGRLQDATLGTITARTFFEAQVSNDSIPALFTGAQLDSVVLYFGFDQIYGPTTVAPRFDVYKLAAPLDSRTTYNSSSSLPTDVALATNVPVKTNRRQMARQRVNPSSTTDTTTKVVDAGPLNVIRLPLVKSGQSTAFTTALFTALNTPGFNQAALSNLLPGFSLQPNANYASSILRFGRTTATRAIVYYRAGKTKQPDVPIKRTYIIRYANASSSSATGQPDPNAPRYFTQLTTQLNGALATLVSDKDSVPSANTNGLTYLQEGTGIATKLYVSGLAELAQQKNIVVNRAELIIPARPYANAQFAYPLQAFLYEVNKNNQILTRITDNQEVDRVVQASGFSPTSSGNAAPVDFYDSGSTNKGYSVLLTSYIQAYLNNTLGEKPQGFILTASPRLLSNLVTPRTNGDAASTTLAIANNLTLNRAVLDANNIKLRVYYSRL; encoded by the coding sequence ATGAATTGGCCAACTAGGTCCTTCCAGCGGGCGGCAGCCGTTTTCTTTTCCGCTTCTCTGCTGCTCACCGCCTGCGAAGACCCGAATACAGTAGGACTGGAGCTTCCGGGCTCCACCCCGCTGAGTACCGAGTTCAAAGACCTGGCCGTTACGGCCTCCACCGTTCAGCAGGATTCGCTGCCTACTACCGGTCGCAACCATTACCTCGTGGGGCGCCTACAGGATGCTACGCTCGGGACCATCACGGCCCGCACGTTTTTTGAGGCGCAAGTAAGCAACGACTCCATCCCGGCCCTGTTTACGGGGGCGCAGCTGGACTCAGTGGTTCTGTACTTTGGGTTCGACCAGATCTATGGCCCAACCACCGTGGCGCCCCGCTTTGATGTGTATAAGCTGGCCGCGCCCTTGGACAGCCGCACGACGTATAACTCGTCCAGCTCTTTGCCTACTGATGTAGCGCTGGCCACCAATGTACCGGTTAAAACCAACCGCCGGCAAATGGCCCGGCAGCGGGTAAACCCGTCTTCTACCACGGACACGACGACCAAGGTCGTGGATGCAGGCCCTCTGAACGTCATTCGGCTACCCCTGGTAAAAAGCGGACAAAGCACTGCCTTTACAACGGCTCTGTTTACGGCTCTTAATACCCCGGGCTTTAATCAGGCAGCGCTCAGTAATTTACTGCCGGGCTTTTCCTTGCAGCCTAATGCAAACTACGCGAGCAGTATTCTGCGTTTTGGTCGTACCACTGCCACCCGGGCCATTGTCTACTACCGGGCCGGTAAAACCAAGCAGCCAGATGTGCCCATAAAACGCACGTACATCATCCGGTACGCCAATGCTTCCAGCAGCAGCGCCACTGGCCAGCCGGATCCAAACGCGCCCCGTTATTTCACGCAGCTTACCACGCAGCTTAATGGTGCACTGGCCACGCTAGTATCTGACAAGGATTCTGTACCGTCAGCCAATACCAATGGCCTGACGTATCTGCAGGAAGGCACAGGCATAGCTACCAAGCTCTACGTGAGCGGTCTGGCGGAGCTGGCCCAGCAGAAGAACATTGTGGTTAACCGGGCCGAGCTCATCATTCCAGCCAGGCCCTACGCCAATGCTCAGTTTGCGTACCCGTTGCAGGCTTTCTTATACGAAGTCAATAAAAACAACCAAATTTTAACGCGCATTACCGACAATCAGGAAGTAGACCGGGTAGTGCAGGCGAGTGGCTTCTCCCCAACCTCCTCCGGCAACGCCGCTCCCGTAGACTTCTATGATTCCGGCTCTACGAACAAAGGCTATAGCGTGCTGCTAACGAGCTACATTCAAGCTTACCTGAATAACACCCTGGGTGAGAAGCCCCAAGGATTTATCCTAACGGCTTCGCCACGTCTGCTCTCCAATTTAGTGACGCCTCGTACCAACGGAGATGCTGCTTCTACAACCTTAGCTATAGCCAATAACCTGACGCTCAACCGGGCTGTGCTGGACGCTAACAATATTAAGCTTCGCGTATACTACTCGCGGCTTTAA
- the glmS gene encoding glutamine--fructose-6-phosphate transaminase (isomerizing) has translation MCGIVAYIGHREACPIIIKGLRRLEYRGYDSAGVALLNGQLSVYKKKGKVADLEAFIAEKDTHANIGMGHTRWATHGEPNDVNAHPHYSTSERIAIIHNGIIENYAALKQHLQQQGHVFHSDTDTEVFVNLIEEIQKQNGCSLEEAVRLALHEVVGAYAIVVLSKDNPNQLIAARKGSPLVIGVGKDEFFLASDATPIIEYTNEVIYVNDYELAVIKNGELEIRSREDVKQTPYIQTLELELDRIEKGGYEHFMLKEIFEQPRSILDSMRGRLELEAGHLNMGGVRAYERKFVNADRIIIVACGTSWHAGLVAEYLLEDLARIPVEVEYASEFRYRNPIITERDIVIAISQSGETADTLAAIELAKSRGATIFGICNVVGSSIARATDAGAYTHAGPEIGVASTKAFTAQVTVLTLLAMIVGHKRGTLTDSKLRELMVELSSIPAKVEKALLLNDQIERISETFKDVPNFLYLGRGYNFPVALEGALKLKEISYIHAEGYPAAEMKHGPIALIDENMPVVVIATKDSSYEKVVSNIQEVKARKGRIIAVVTEGDTTIPSMAEFTIEVPATSEVLMPLVSVVPLQLLSYHIAVMRGCNVDQPRNLAKSVTVE, from the coding sequence ATGTGCGGAATTGTAGCATACATCGGGCATCGTGAAGCCTGCCCTATCATTATTAAAGGCTTGCGCCGCCTGGAGTACCGCGGTTATGACTCAGCAGGTGTAGCATTGCTTAACGGTCAGTTGAGCGTCTACAAGAAGAAAGGGAAAGTAGCGGATCTGGAAGCGTTTATCGCCGAAAAAGATACCCACGCCAACATTGGCATGGGCCACACCCGCTGGGCTACCCACGGCGAGCCTAACGATGTAAATGCTCACCCGCATTACTCCACTTCGGAGCGCATTGCCATCATTCACAATGGCATCATCGAAAACTACGCGGCGCTGAAGCAGCACCTGCAGCAGCAGGGCCACGTGTTCCACTCGGACACCGATACTGAGGTTTTTGTCAACCTGATTGAGGAAATTCAGAAGCAGAACGGTTGCTCCCTGGAGGAAGCCGTTCGCCTGGCTCTGCACGAAGTAGTAGGCGCCTACGCCATTGTAGTGCTCAGCAAAGACAACCCTAATCAGCTGATTGCCGCCCGTAAAGGCTCGCCCCTGGTGATTGGCGTGGGCAAGGACGAATTCTTCCTGGCTTCGGATGCTACGCCCATCATTGAGTACACCAACGAGGTAATCTATGTAAATGATTACGAGCTGGCGGTTATCAAGAACGGTGAGCTGGAAATCCGTTCGCGGGAAGACGTTAAGCAGACACCCTATATCCAGACGCTGGAACTGGAGCTGGACCGCATTGAAAAAGGCGGCTACGAGCACTTCATGCTGAAGGAAATCTTCGAGCAGCCCCGCTCTATCCTCGACTCCATGCGTGGCCGCCTAGAGCTGGAAGCCGGCCACCTGAACATGGGCGGTGTACGGGCCTACGAGCGTAAGTTCGTAAATGCCGACCGCATCATCATCGTGGCCTGTGGCACCTCCTGGCACGCTGGTCTGGTAGCCGAATACCTGCTGGAAGACTTGGCCCGGATTCCGGTAGAGGTGGAATACGCTTCGGAATTCCGCTACCGTAACCCCATTATCACGGAGCGCGACATCGTTATTGCCATTTCGCAGTCCGGCGAAACGGCCGACACCCTGGCGGCTATTGAGCTGGCCAAGAGCCGAGGCGCTACCATCTTCGGTATCTGCAACGTGGTAGGCAGCAGCATTGCCCGCGCCACCGACGCCGGAGCGTACACCCACGCCGGCCCGGAAATCGGGGTGGCTTCCACCAAAGCCTTTACCGCGCAGGTAACGGTGCTTACCCTGCTGGCCATGATTGTGGGCCACAAGCGCGGCACCCTCACCGACTCGAAGCTGCGTGAGCTGATGGTAGAGCTGAGCAGCATCCCCGCGAAAGTGGAAAAGGCGCTCCTGCTGAACGACCAGATTGAGCGCATTTCGGAGACGTTCAAGGACGTGCCGAACTTCCTGTACCTGGGCCGCGGCTACAACTTCCCGGTAGCCCTGGAAGGCGCCCTTAAGCTCAAAGAAATCAGCTACATCCACGCCGAGGGGTACCCGGCCGCGGAGATGAAGCACGGCCCTATCGCCCTGATTGATGAGAACATGCCCGTGGTGGTTATTGCTACCAAGGACAGCTCCTACGAAAAGGTAGTAAGTAACATTCAGGAAGTGAAAGCCCGCAAAGGCCGCATCATTGCCGTGGTAACGGAAGGTGACACCACCATCCCAAGCATGGCCGAATTCACTATTGAAGTGCCGGCGACGAGCGAAGTGCTGATGCCGCTGGTATCGGTGGTGCCGCTGCAGCTACTCTCCTACCACATTGCCGTAATGCGCGGCTGCAACGTAGACCAGCCCCGCAACCTGGCCAAGTCCGTGACGGTAGAGTAG
- a CDS encoding 3-hydroxyacyl-CoA dehydrogenase family protein — protein MHLFIVEGLHMADELRRKFGETHTYDFCPAAAADLLTRLGAADVAFDLRDWPELHYEKPRQPLFYNTTARSLAQLFHNEVPPFGPVFGFCGLPTLIDRKLLEVSLFKPEDSTKLAEVCTALGSDYRIVQDRVGLVTPRVICMIINEACYTLQEGTASIKDIDLGMKLGTNYPHGPFAWANTIGVSRVYETLENLYLDTHDERYKVCPLLKTMYLRNESFELG, from the coding sequence ATGCACCTGTTCATTGTGGAGGGCCTGCACATGGCCGACGAGCTGCGCCGCAAGTTTGGCGAAACCCATACCTACGACTTCTGCCCCGCCGCGGCCGCCGACCTGCTCACGCGTCTCGGTGCCGCCGATGTGGCCTTTGATCTGCGCGACTGGCCCGAGCTGCACTACGAAAAGCCCCGGCAGCCGCTGTTCTACAATACCACGGCCCGCAGTTTGGCGCAGCTGTTCCACAACGAGGTGCCGCCGTTCGGCCCAGTCTTTGGCTTCTGCGGCCTGCCCACGCTCATCGATCGGAAGCTGCTTGAGGTAAGCTTGTTTAAGCCCGAAGATTCAACCAAGCTGGCAGAGGTATGCACCGCACTGGGCTCTGATTACCGGATAGTACAAGACCGTGTGGGACTGGTCACGCCGCGGGTCATCTGCATGATTATCAACGAAGCGTGCTACACCCTGCAGGAAGGCACCGCTTCAATCAAGGACATTGACTTAGGCATGAAGCTGGGTACCAACTACCCGCACGGCCCGTTTGCCTGGGCCAACACCATCGGCGTAAGCCGGGTGTACGAAACCCTGGAAAACCTGTACCTCGATACCCACGACGAGCGGTATAAAGTCTGCCCGCTGCTCAAAACCATGTATCTGCGCAATGAGTCCTTCGAGTTGGGCTGA
- a CDS encoding RidA family protein: MSHTIVFSSDAPAPIGPYSQAIQAGNTVYVSGQIALDATTGQLVGNGDVAQETHQVMRNLQAVLHAAGLTLRHVVKCSIFVKDLGNFGLINEIYGSYFEADYAPARETVEVSRLPKDVQVEISCVAVAE, encoded by the coding sequence ATGTCGCACACCATCGTCTTCTCCTCCGACGCTCCTGCTCCCATCGGCCCCTACAGCCAAGCCATTCAGGCGGGCAATACCGTGTACGTTTCGGGCCAGATTGCGCTGGACGCCACCACCGGCCAGCTCGTGGGCAACGGCGACGTCGCCCAGGAAACGCACCAGGTGATGCGCAACCTGCAAGCCGTGCTGCACGCGGCCGGCCTCACGCTCCGCCACGTGGTGAAGTGCAGCATCTTCGTGAAGGACCTTGGCAACTTCGGCCTCATCAATGAAATCTACGGCAGCTACTTTGAGGCCGACTACGCCCCCGCCCGCGAAACCGTAGAAGTAAGCCGGCTACCTAAAGACGTGCAGGTGGAAATTTCCTGCGTGGCTGTGGCAGAGTAA
- a CDS encoding pentapeptide repeat-containing protein, which produces MVGQREFEQYHFIGFDLSQADLSGRRFSECLFENCNLAGTTLANTALQNVAFAGCKLLGLQFTACRDMLFDVHFDQCQLDYASFWGKVMPNTRFVGCSLQEVDFTRCDLTGAVFQDCQLQRAVFSQTSLPGADFTTAQGVWLDPAINNVKQARFALSSLPGLLAQYELIIE; this is translated from the coding sequence GTGGTAGGCCAGCGGGAGTTTGAGCAGTACCATTTCATTGGCTTCGATTTAAGCCAGGCTGACCTATCGGGGCGGCGGTTCAGCGAGTGTCTGTTCGAGAACTGCAACCTGGCGGGCACTACGCTGGCCAATACGGCCCTGCAAAACGTGGCCTTTGCGGGCTGCAAGCTCCTGGGGCTGCAGTTCACCGCGTGCCGGGACATGCTCTTCGACGTGCATTTTGACCAGTGCCAGCTCGACTATGCCTCGTTCTGGGGCAAGGTGATGCCCAATACGCGCTTTGTGGGCTGCTCTCTGCAGGAAGTTGATTTTACCCGTTGCGACCTCACGGGCGCCGTCTTCCAGGACTGTCAATTGCAACGGGCCGTATTCAGCCAGACCAGCCTGCCCGGCGCCGACTTCACCACCGCACAGGGTGTATGGCTCGACCCGGCCATCAACAACGTCAAACAAGCTCGGTTTGCGCTCAGCAGCCTGCCCGGCCTGCTCGCGCAGTATGAGTTGATAATTGAGTGA
- the gltX gene encoding glutamate--tRNA ligase, giving the protein MEREVRVRFAPSPTGPLHIGGVRTALYNYLLARKLGGKMLLRIEDTDQNRFVPGAEDYIRQSLEWCGIQLDESPWTETPGPHAPYRQSERKPMYRQYAQQLIDNGYAYYAFDTPEELDAMRARLTAAKVPNPQYNSITRTQMRNSLTLPTEEVAQLLEAGEPYVIRLKVPRKEEVRFNDLIRGWVVVHSSSIDDKVLMKSDGMPTYHLANIVDDHLMEITHVIRGEEWLPSAPLHVLLYRYLGWESTMPQFAHLPLLLKPDGTGKLSKRDGDKLGFPVFPLEWHGKDAETGEPTVSRGYREDGYLPDAFINFLAFLGWNPGSTQELFTMDELVEAFSIERVSKSPARFDQNKVRWYNEQYLRAKPDAELAQYLVEALRTQGQELDAAKAEQIAALVKERATFPEDLAREAQLFFQRPTSYDEQVISKKWNPQVAGALAEFARELPGTADATPDGIKALLTQVLERQGIKIGQVLQALRVAVTGAAAGPDLMHIMSILGPQETAERIQQAISQLPA; this is encoded by the coding sequence ATGGAAAGAGAAGTACGGGTGCGGTTTGCGCCCAGCCCCACCGGGCCGCTGCACATCGGCGGCGTGCGCACTGCGCTCTATAATTACCTGTTAGCCCGCAAGCTGGGTGGCAAAATGCTGCTCCGCATCGAGGACACCGACCAGAACCGCTTCGTGCCCGGCGCCGAGGACTACATCCGCCAGAGCCTGGAGTGGTGCGGCATCCAGCTTGACGAAAGCCCCTGGACCGAAACACCCGGCCCGCACGCGCCCTACCGCCAGAGCGAGCGGAAGCCCATGTACCGCCAGTACGCCCAGCAGCTGATCGACAACGGCTACGCCTACTACGCCTTCGATACGCCCGAGGAGCTGGATGCCATGCGCGCCCGCCTTACGGCTGCCAAAGTGCCTAACCCGCAGTACAACAGCATCACGCGCACCCAAATGCGCAACTCCCTCACGCTGCCCACCGAAGAGGTAGCGCAGTTGCTGGAAGCCGGCGAGCCGTACGTTATCCGCCTGAAAGTACCGCGCAAGGAAGAAGTACGCTTCAACGACCTGATTCGCGGCTGGGTGGTGGTGCATTCGTCCAGCATCGATGATAAGGTGCTGATGAAGTCGGATGGCATGCCTACGTACCACCTGGCCAACATCGTGGATGACCACCTGATGGAAATTACTCACGTGATTAGGGGCGAAGAGTGGCTGCCCTCGGCTCCGCTACACGTGCTGCTGTACCGCTACCTGGGCTGGGAAAGCACCATGCCGCAGTTTGCCCACCTGCCCCTGCTGCTGAAGCCCGACGGCACTGGCAAGCTTAGCAAGCGCGACGGCGACAAGCTGGGTTTCCCGGTATTTCCATTGGAATGGCACGGCAAAGACGCCGAAACCGGTGAGCCAACGGTGAGCCGCGGCTACCGCGAAGATGGCTACCTCCCCGACGCGTTCATCAACTTCCTGGCATTTCTGGGCTGGAACCCTGGCTCTACCCAGGAGCTGTTCACGATGGACGAGCTGGTAGAGGCCTTCTCCATTGAGCGCGTGAGCAAGTCGCCGGCCCGGTTCGACCAGAACAAGGTGCGCTGGTACAACGAGCAGTACCTGCGGGCCAAGCCCGATGCCGAGCTGGCGCAGTATCTGGTAGAAGCCCTCCGCACCCAGGGCCAGGAGCTGGACGCCGCTAAGGCCGAGCAGATTGCGGCCCTTGTAAAAGAGCGCGCCACCTTCCCCGAGGACCTGGCCCGCGAGGCGCAGCTGTTTTTCCAACGCCCCACCAGCTACGACGAGCAGGTAATCAGCAAAAAGTGGAATCCCCAGGTGGCTGGCGCTCTAGCCGAGTTTGCCCGGGAGCTGCCTGGCACTGCCGACGCTACGCCTGACGGCATCAAGGCCCTGCTCACGCAGGTGCTGGAACGCCAGGGCATCAAAATTGGCCAGGTGCTGCAGGCCCTGCGTGTGGCCGTAACGGGTGCCGCCGCCGGCCCCGACCTGATGCACATCATGAGCATTCTGGGCCCGCAGGAAACCGCTGAGCGGATTCAGCAAGCCATCAGCCAACTGCCCGCGTAG